Proteins from a single region of Hordeum vulgare subsp. vulgare chromosome 6H, MorexV3_pseudomolecules_assembly, whole genome shotgun sequence:
- the LOC123404526 gene encoding zinc finger CCCH domain-containing protein 14-like produces the protein MSSAPPDDATVPTSIAMPRVGQRITYSRELLLAVGSSDACKVLPGGVDMSKHADDVKLWVNTETWAARSVGGAAPGRRGRSEELTQRAREPESFQAGVGSKSKPCLRFFSTAGCRFGDNCHFIHDIPGGYLAVEKMSILSGAAPSLPPAKDEEKPAKHLPMDNARSPPMEPVPTGDHALQARTAPDPGKAAVASFGASATAKICVDVSLVGAIIGRGGATIKQISRASGARLRVRDHDWDADLKNVELEGTFDQIKNAYDMAMEQLIHVVNHDSGGAPPPAAGGNKAAAGSLGSGWQLESFKTKLCGHFTRGCCTHGDGCRFAHGESELRRPVPAARDPCGW, from the exons ATGAGCTCGGCGCCTCCTGACGATGCCACTGTTCCCACCTCCATCGCCATGCCCAG GGTGGGGCAGAGGATTACGTACTCGAGGGAGCTCCTGCTCGCCGTCGGCAGCTCCGACGCCTGCAAGGTGCTGCCCGGCGGCGTCGACATGTCCAAGCATGCCGATGACGTGAAACTCTGGGTTAACACGGAGACTTGGGCTGCACGCTCGGTTGGAGGAGCAGCACCTGGACGCCGAGGGAGGTCGGAGGAATTGACTCAGCGAGCACGAG AGCCGGAGTCTTTTCAAGCAGGCGTGGGAAGCAAATCCAAGCCATGCCTCAGATTCTTCAG TACGGCAGGTTGCCGCTTTGGTGACAACTGCCACTTCATCCATGACATCCCGGGCGGCTACCTGGCCGTCGAGAAAATGAGCATCCTGAGTGGCGCAGCCCCTTCACTCCCACCAGCAAAAGACGAGGAGAAGCCTGCCAAGCATTTGCCCATGGACAACGCAAGGTCACCACCCATGGAACCAGTTCCTACCGGTGACCATGCACTTCAAGCACGGACGGCGCCCGACCCCGGCAAGGCAGCTGTGGCGAGCTTCGGCGCTTCGGCGACGGCCAAGATCTGCGTGGACGTGTCCCTCGTTGGCGCCATCATCGGGCGGGGCGGAGCCACGATAAAGCAGATATCCCGGGCCAGCGGCGCCAGGCTGCGGGTCCGCGACCACGACTGGGACGCCGACTTGAAGAACGTGGAGCTGGAGGGCACGTTCGATCAGATCAAGAACGCTTACGATATGGCCATGGAGCAGCTGATCCACGTTGTCAACCACGAcagtggcggcgcccctccgCCGGCGGCTGGAGGAAATAAGGCAGCTGCGGGGTCTCTCGGCAGCGGATGGCAACTAGAGAGTTTCAAGACCAAGCTGTGCGGGCACTTCACCAGGGGATGCTGCACTCATGGCGACGGGTGCCGCTTTGCTCACGGCGAGAGCGAGCTGCGCAGGCCGGTTCCTGCTGCTCGAGATCCGTGTGGTTGGTAG